The following proteins are co-located in the Desulfonatronum thiodismutans genome:
- a CDS encoding DUF6485 family protein yields the protein MARKKGRLAFDSGWKNEGPRPPVPLIPRLLERFMTKNSQCPRIRINTKFCTCTHQGCPKHGLCCECLHYHRQRRELPACYFTEDEERSYNRSIEFFVQRRTPK from the coding sequence ATGGCGCGAAAGAAAGGAAGACTTGCGTTCGACAGCGGATGGAAAAATGAAGGGCCGAGGCCCCCAGTCCCTCTGATTCCTCGACTTTTGGAGCGTTTCATGACCAAGAACAGTCAATGCCCGCGAATCCGAATCAATACCAAATTTTGTACATGTACGCACCAGGGCTGCCCGAAGCATGGGCTATGCTGTGAGTGCCTGCACTACCATCGCCAGCGTCGCGAACTGCCGGCATGTTATTTCACCGAGGATGAAGAACGTTCCTACAATCGAAGCATCGAATTTTTCGTGCAAAGACGTACGCCCAAATGA
- a CDS encoding Fur family transcriptional regulator, with protein sequence MHDARNQFFHFLSKKKLKFTAQRGLIFDVFWNTKDHVSPEELYNLVKQIDPRVGQATVYRTLKLLSDSGIAREVNFGDGVSRYEPTFGQAHHDHLICTSCGRSEEVVDHQIESLQEQLAKDHDFTLTGHKMYLFGLCPHCRGSGRK encoded by the coding sequence ATGCACGATGCGCGCAATCAGTTTTTCCACTTCCTGAGCAAGAAAAAGCTCAAGTTCACCGCCCAGCGTGGCCTGATTTTCGATGTTTTCTGGAACACGAAGGACCACGTCTCCCCCGAGGAACTCTACAATCTGGTCAAGCAGATCGATCCGCGTGTCGGGCAAGCCACCGTCTACCGGACCCTGAAGCTGCTCTCCGACTCCGGGATCGCCCGGGAGGTCAACTTCGGGGACGGCGTCTCCCGCTACGAGCCGACCTTCGGGCAAGCCCATCACGACCACCTGATCTGCACCAGTTGCGGACGCAGCGAAGAAGTCGTGGACCACCAGATTGAAAGCCTCCAGGAACAACTGGCCAAGGATCACGACTTTACCTTGACCGGCCACAAAATGTACCTGTTCGGACTGTGCCCGCACTGCCGGGGAAGCGGCAGAAAGTAG